The proteins below are encoded in one region of Apium graveolens cultivar Ventura chromosome 4, ASM990537v1, whole genome shotgun sequence:
- the LOC141719418 gene encoding uncharacterized protein LOC141719418, with translation MTRLEKAMFGDRRVDQEPIVTEEIEQYRPPSGKERQFPKMSEFNEKGDPEDHYEKYELLMIRMGHNDIMLHKMFKTYLKGSASMWYKSLKPRSIGSYEQLKRKFMKYYSHLCRKTKDTEALVHCRQRANEELGDYLAQFKEEAGMVTNLDKVKVMGFLTAGREPYKGKTILSSLYDFPPKSLNDIYVRGENIRRKMESIGGYKDSRRDDKSKDSKKEGRKETDRGVERCRDRDYAVFTPLNAPISKILHEIKGKPRFVRPAKMKVPNHKKTPDKYCDYHRDKGHNTDECYHLKKLIERMIKEGELNQFVRDLRDKLGPKDNQEEQEAEEPDRRDMIRGKVKTISGGSVMDKDNKTAKKKYARQVYNLYQFGQENPRMPMTFSTEDYEDVICPHEDPLIINPIIGHLKFGRHPIQFEGTITLPVLLGKLPYTVEKLVKFYVVQIESPYNANLERPFISTFKAVESIPHLKLKFPTEKGVGEMRGDQKTARIIMLEDLEKDQDYEKPDETEKRKRAEAELSGSREALNIELEKFGADLSSPIAEPVTETEEVELYAGHSGKLVQIGRNMEKDMKEKVIV, from the exons ATGACCCGCCTGGAAAAGGCTATGTTCGGCGATAGACGGGTCGATCAAGAGCCGATCGTGACAGAAGAAATTGAACAGTATCGACCCCCTTCAGGCAAGGAAAGGCAGTTCCCAAAGATGAGTGAGTTTAATGAAAAGGGAGACCCCGAAGACCATTACGAAAAATACGAGTTGCTGATGATTAGAATGGGACATAATGACATCATGCTCCACAAGATGTTCAAGACCTATCTGAAGGGATCGGcctcgatgtggtacaaatcTCTCAAACCCAGGTCCATCGGGTCATATGAGCAGCTGAAGAGAAAGTTCATGAAGTACTACTCGCACTTATGTCGAAAGACGAAGGACACTGAGGCCCTGGTCCATTGCAGACAGAGGGCGAATGAAGAGTTAGGGGATTATTTGGCTCAGTTTAAGGAGGAAGCTGGAATGGTCACCAATCTAGACAAAGTCAAAGTTATGGGCTTCCTAACGGCGGGGCGAGAGCCCTATAAAGGTAAGACAATTTTATCCTCTCTTTACGATTTCCCTCCCAAATCCCTGAATGATATATATGTGAGGGGCGAAAATATTCGCCGAAAAATGGAGAGTATTGGGGGATACAAGGACTCCCGAAGGGATGACAAATCGAA GGACAGTAAGAAAGAAGGGAGAAAAGAAACTGATCGTGGGGTCGAACGATGTCGAGATAGAGATTATGCCGTATTCACCCCTCTGAATGCACCGatctccaagattctccatgaGATCAAGGGCAAGCCTAGGTTCGTTCGGCCTGCCAAGATGAAAGTCCCAAATCATAAGAAAACACCCGACAAATACTGCGATTATCACAGAGACAAGGGTCACAATACTGACGAATGCTACCATCTCAAAAAGCTAATCGAGCGAATGATCAAAGAGGGCGAACTTAATCAGTTCGTCCGAGATCTACGTGACAAACTGGGGCCGAAGGACaaccaagaagaacaagaagcTGAAGAGCCCGATCGAAGAGACATGATAAGGGGCAAAGTGAAGACAATATCTGGGGGCAGTGTTATGGACAAGGATAACAAAACAGCGAAGAAAAAGTATGCCCGACAAGTGTACAATCTCTATCAGTTCGGACAGGAGAATCCCCGCATGCCCATGACTTTTAGCACTGAGGATTATGAGGACGTCATTTGCCCGCATGAGGACCCTCTCATCATCAACCCTATCATTGGGCATTTAAAATTTGGAAG GCACCCTATACAGTTTGAAGGTACAATTACACTTCCCGTCCTCCTGGGTAAATTGCCATATACCGTGGAAAAACTTGTGAAGTTCTACGTGGTTCAGATCGAGAGCCCATATAATGCTAACTTGGAAAGGCCATTCATATCAACCTTCAAAGCAGTAGAATCTATACCCCACCTCAAGCTTAAGTTTCCAACCGAGAAAGGGGTAGGAGAGATGAGGGGCGATCAAAAAACTGCCCGAATTATAATGTTGGAAGATTTAGAGAAGGATCAGGACTATGAGAAGCCAGATGAAACTGAAAAGAGAAAAAGGGCTGAAGCAGAGCTCAGTGGGAGCAGAGAGGCACTGAACATTGAGTTGGAGAAGTTCGGAGCAGATCTTTCAAGTCCGATCGCCGAACCAGTGACCGAGACTGAAGAAGTAGAGCTGTATGCTGGCCATTCGGGAAAATTGGTTCAGATTGGGAGAAATATGGAAAAAGATATGAAGGAAAAGGTAATCGTGTGA
- the LOC141720688 gene encoding pentatricopeptide repeat-containing protein At5g47360-like produces MRYVLNSKHKMSLFSICRYLSTTSFKITNRIFPKQLSPSSSAHIYWTHLQRNVPNIERTLNKVNVKLDPLSLISVLQTCVDFNQPLLGLRFFIWAGIQPSYGHSLYMYNKACNLLRIDRNPGIIYDVIHAYGNERCSVSVKTFKVVLCLCKEAKLGNEGLWVLRKMREFNCRVNTVAYNIVIRSFCYMGNVDDAVRLVREMGSSGNFPDMITYGAMVKCFIDGGRLDEAFGLFRDMKAHGCVPNTVLYSILIDGVCRFGSFGTALELLGEMENGGKSCRPNAVTYTAVIQSLCEGGRSVMALSVLDRMKAFGCSPNRITLRTLINGLCVENNVEEAYKLIERVVEVNDLSVGECYSSLVVSLLWVGKFEEAENVFRILLAGGVNPDGLASSHLIRGFCFKGRVLDGFRLYIDIEILGNVSPIDADVYSLLLAGLIENHYMVEADNLAGKMMERDIQLKPPYGEPVVNYLISSGKVVLLSHYYRSQKG; encoded by the coding sequence ATGAGGTATGTTCTTAACTCAAAGCATAAAATGTCTCTATTTTCAATTTGTAGATATCTTTCAACAACCTCCTTTAAAATCACAAATCGAATCTTCCCAAAACAATTAAGCCCATCTTCTTCTGCACACATTTACTGGACCCATTTACAAAGAAATGTTCCCAACATTGAAAGAACTCTTAATAAAGTTAATGTTAAATTAGACCCTTTATCCCTAATTTCTGTTTTACAAACATGTGTTGATTTTAATCAGCCTTTATTAGGTCTTAGATTCTTTATTTGGGCTGGTATTCAACCTAGTTATGGTCATAGTTTGTATATGTATAATAAAGCTTGTAACTTGTTGAGAATTGATCGAAATCCCGGGATAATTTATGATGTTATTCATGCTTATGGGAATGAGAGGTGTTCTGTTAGTGTTAAGACATTTAAGGTTGTTTTGTGTTTGTGTAAGGAAGCTAAGCTTGGTAATGAGGGGTTATGGGTGTTGAGGAAAATGAGGGAGTTTAATTGTAGGGTGAATACGGTTGCGTATAATATTGTGATTAGGTCGTTTTGTTATATGGGTAATGTGGATGACGCGGTGAGGTTGGTGAGGGAGATGGGTTCAAGTGGGAATTTTCCGGATATGATTACGTATGGTGCGATGGTTAAGTGTTTTATCGATGGGGGTAGGTTGGATGAGGCTTTTGGGTTGTTTAGGGATATGAAGGCGCATGGGTGTGTGCCTAATACGGTGTTGTATTCGATTCTTATTGATGGAGTTTGTAGGTTTGGGAGTTTTGGGACGGCGTTGGAGTTGTTGGGTGAGATGGAGAATGGTGGTAAGAGTTGTAGACCAAATGCTGTTACTTATACGGCGGTGATTCAGAGTCTTTGTGAGGGCGGTAGGTCAGTGATGGCATTGAGCGTTTTGGACCGAATGAAAGCATTTGGTTGTTCACCTAATAGGATTACTTTGAGAACTTTGATTAATGGGCTTTGTGTAGAGAATAATGTAGAGGAGGCTTATAAGCTGATTGAACGAGTTGTAGAAGTGAATGATCTCTCTGTTGGTGAGTGCTATAGCTCCCTCGTTGTATCTTTGTTGTGGGTTGGAAAGTTCGAGGAGGCTGAGAATGTTTTCAGAATATTGTTAGCAGGTGGAGTGAATCCTGATGGTTTGGCTTCTAGCCATTTAATAAGAGGTTTCTGTTTCAAGGGAAGGGTTCTGGATGGGTTCCGCTTATACATTGACATCGAAATTTTGGGAAATGTATCTCCCATAGATGCAGATGTATACTCTCTTCTTTTGGCTGGGCTTATTGAGAACCACTATATGGTCGAAGCAGATAATCTTGCTGGGAAAATGATGGAGAGAGATATTCAACTAAAACCTCCTTATGGGGAACCTGTAGTTAATTATCTAATTAGTTCTGGAAAGGTTGTGTTACTGTCGCATTATTATAGGAGTCAGAAGGGATGA